The following proteins come from a genomic window of Trifolium pratense cultivar HEN17-A07 linkage group LG4, ARS_RC_1.1, whole genome shotgun sequence:
- the LOC123919799 gene encoding putative oxidoreductase TDA3, producing MLVICMNLAVGNPRSTLKQFPQNRIRNPTINSLQSQPLPMAVDPPKKVVVCGGGVIGVCTAYFLAKKGASVTLIEKSNIACAASGKAGGFLALDWCDGGPMEHLARTSFNLHRTLSEELNGPQSYGYRSLAALSLTVTEESKRSTSSSSSSALPSWVDGPAHGPKTIGTHETTAQVHPQLFTRTLIENAVEKYGVKIVIGKLERLEVEGGRVESVVLEGGNVVDVDAVVLALGPWSSKLELLSSRFRVSGLKAHSIVLEPKEPNAITPHALFLSYNAFDRRVPLDPEVYPRPTGEVYVCGMSKEENVPDDPEEIRGNEESIAMLKRVAKTVSSHLGEETVKVEQACFLPCTDDGVPIIGEVPGVKGCYVATGHSCWGILNGPATGASVAELVLDGHSTIVDLKRFSPARFVGRTKG from the exons ATGCTAGTAATCTGTATGAATCTAGCGGTGGGGAATCCACGATCAACTCTCAAACAATTTCCCCAAAACAGAATACGCAATCCCACTATCAACTCTCTTCAATCTCAACCATTACCCATGGCCGTTGATCCCCCGAAGAAAGTGGTTGTTTGCGGCGGCGGAGTCATAGGCGTATGCACAGCTTACTTTCTAGCCAAAAAAGGCGCCTCCGTCACACTCATCGAGAAATCCAACATCGCTTGCGCCGCTTCCGGTAAAGCCGGTGGATTCCTCGCTTTAGATTGGTGCGATGGAGGTCCAATGGAACATCTTGCACGCACCAGCTTCAATCTCCACCGTACACTCTCTGAAGAGCTTAACGGTCCACAATCCTACGGTTATAGATCCCTCGCCGCTCTCAGCCTCACCGTAACTGAAGAATCAAAACGCAGTACTAGTTCTAGTTCTTCCTCGGCTTTGCCGTCTTGGGTTGATGGGCCGGCCCATGGGCCTAAGACAATTGGGACACACGAAACAACAGCGCAGGTGCATCCGCAACTGTTTACACGGACGTTAATTGAGAATGCTGTGGAGAAGTATGGTGTGAAAATTGTGATTGGGAAATTGGAGCGGTTAGAGGTGGAAGGAGGAAGAGTTGAATCGGTGGTTCTGGAAGGAGGGAATGTTGTGGATGTGGATGCTGTGGTTTTAGCATTGGGCCCTTGGTCTAGTAAGCTTGAGTTGTTGTCTTCAAGGTTTAGAGTTTCTGGGCTTAAGGCCCATAGTATTGTTTTGGAGCCCAAGGAACCTAATGCAATAACGCCACATGCTCTTTTTCTTAGCTACAATGCTTTTGATAGGAGGGTGCCTCTTGATCCAGAAGTGTACCCTCGCCCCACAG GGGAGGTGTATGTGTGTGGGATGTCAAAGGAGGAAAATGTACCAGATGATCCAGAGGAAATAAGGGGTAATGAAGAATCAATTGCAATGTTGAAGAGGGTGGCTAAGACTGTGTCAAGTCATCTTGGGGAAGAAACAGTAAAGGTGGAACAAGCATGCTTTTTGCCGTGTACTGATGATGGAGTGCCGATCATAGGAGAGGTCCCCGGCGTGAAGGGGTGTTATGTAGCGACAGGACATAGCTGTTGGGGTATTCTTAACGGTCCTGCCACTGGAGCTTCCGTTGCTGAGCTTGTCCTTGATGGCCATTCCACTATTGTTGATCTTAAACGGTTTAGTCCTGCTAGATTTGTTGGGCGTACCAAGGGTTAG
- the LOC123922769 gene encoding uncharacterized protein LOC123922769, which yields MSQSSGSAQIKNKIADTVKTRSKSKKEGTTVVVDAMPLSSIPATTSKKKKSAKSTKKVSESSPSISIKSDSVRSKKKKPQSPIKRGLSMSDLYLNKDPSETANVESHDVASGKNANVESSVKSVSEKVNQENPSVEENPSTVETLGKTQNIAENVGVSNNPSVPENMTVPTNVITNVTEKSQEKAVVTDARTGVEPSSIPTDAEKDVEASKGGSSPHANTATGSFGSGSNTEASTEEEVNKESTPEDVADSEPENEAGEDSEKTTNEEQDIVDVDEVPSEEDLQPPPTQKGIGRRLRSRTTTPAPAATTTPVVIKKTKDTTLKPVKYGPKKGWSKPIPPPEKNKGVLKRKSAPSSDSEFEAEKDDSSIKPPAKKAMSAKKAMPQSVAPDIEDFPCDNVSFHLPSYAQRWGIICKRRLTLERELGKDILECEEIVSLINDAGLIKTVWGLGSCYEKLVREFVVNIPIGCDNPLDKEFQKVYVRGKCVTFSPSVINKVLGNVDDPYPDIDVSDNEVCKTITAEKVKTWPKKAKVPAVKLTQKYAILNRIASVNWVPTTHASDIATNLGKLIYMIGTGTKFNAGLYIFNQVVQHAKTSVTKQPIAFPTLICDIILSQHPNIRHEDESAKKRATPLAIHQKLYSKQHAPDIVGPSNAAADTPMTRKEMIAMLEANCKELDEKKLQFERMIHALRVEEAAAQAADAGDDGSSGEEEADSDAEGEESDSSPSASV from the coding sequence ATGTCTCAATCTTCCGGTTCCGCtcagatcaaaaacaaaattgctgaTACTGTGAAAACAAGATCAAAGTCTAAGAAGGAAGGAACAACTGTTGTGGTAGATGCGATGCCTTTATCAAGTATTCCTGCAACTActtctaagaagaagaaatctgcaAAATCCACTAAGAAAGTAAGTGAATCGTCTCCCTCAATCTCTATTAAGTCTGATTCTGTTAggtctaagaagaagaaaccccAATCTCCCATAAAAAGGGGTTTGAGCATGTCTGATCTATACTTGAATAAGGATCCTTCTGAAACTGCGAATGTGGAATCGCATGATGTTGCCTCCGGCAAAAATGCGAATGTTGAATCGTCTGTTAAATCTGTGTCAGAAAAGGTGAATCAAGAAAACCCTTCTGTAGAGGAAAACCCTAGTACTGTTGAAACCCTaggaaaaacccaaaatattgCTGAGAATGTTGGTGTGAGCAATAATCCTAGTGTTCCTGAGAATATGACAGTTCCCACGAATGTCATAACTAATGTTACTGAAAAATCTCAAGAAAAGGCTGTTGTAACCGATGCTCGAACCGGTGTTGAACCATCCTCTATACCAACTGATGCTGAGAAGGATGTTGAAGCATCCAAAGGAGGATCTAGCCCACATGCTAACACTGCCACTGGGTCGTTTGGCAGTGGATCTAATACTGAAGCTTCCACTGAAGAGGAAGTAAACAAAGAAAGTACCCCTGAAGATGTGGCTGATTCTGAGCCAGAGAACGAAGCTGGTGAGGACTCTGAGAAAACCACCAATGAAGAACAGGACATAGTGGATGTTGATGAAGTCCCCTCTGAAGAAGATCTGCAACCTCCACCCACTCAAAAAGGTATTGGGAGAAGACTGAGAAGCAGAACCACTACACCTGCACCTGCTGCTACCACTACCCCTGTTGTCATCAAGAAAACAAAGGACACTACTCTGAAACCTGTCAAGTATGGTCCTAAGAAAGGATGGAGCAAGCCTATACCTCCTCCTGAAAAGAATAAGGGTGTGCTGAAAAGGAAGAGTGCACCATCAAGTGACTCTGAATTTGAAGCTGAAAAGGATGACTCAAGCATCAAGCCTCCTGCTAAGAAGGCTATGTCTGCTAAGAAGGCCATGCCTCAGTCTGTTGCTCCTGACATTGAAGACTTTCCTTGtgacaatgtttcatttcatcttccatcTTATGCTCAACGATGGGGAATCATTTGCAAAAGAAGATTGACTCTGGAAAGGGAACTAGGCAAAGATATTCTGGAATGTGAAGAGATTGTGAGTTTGATCAATGATGCTGGATTGATCAAAACTGTGTGGGGCTTAGGCTCCTGCTATGAAAAGCTGGTTAGGGAGTTTGTTGTCAACATCCCTATAGGTTGTGACAATCCATTGGACAAAGAATTTCAGAAGGTATATGTTCGAGGAAAATGTGTGACATTTTCTCCAAGTGTGATCAACAAGGTGCTGGGTAATGTTGATGATCCTTACCCTGACATAGATGTATCTGACAATGAGGTCTGCAAAACTATCACAGCTGAAAAGGTGAAAACCTGGCCCAAGAAGGCAAAGGTACCTGCTGTCAAGCTAACCCAAAAGTATGCCATCTTGAATCGTATTGCATCTGTCAACTGGGTTCCTACAACACATGCATCTGATATTGCAACAAATTTGGGTAAGctcatttatatgattggtACTGGTACTAAGTTTAATGCTggtctatatattttcaatcaagttgtgCAGCATGCTAAGACCTCTGTCACCAAGCAACCCATTGCATTTCCAACTTTGATCTGTGACATCATCTTGTCCCAACATCCGAATATAAGGCATGAGGATGAGTCTGCTAAGAAAAGGGCAACTCCTCTGGCCATTCATCAGAAGCTGTATAGTAAACAGCATGCGCCAGATATTGTTGGACCATCAAATGCTGCTGCTGACACTCCTATGACAAGGAAGGAGATGATTGCTATGCTGGAAGCAAACTGTAAAGAGCTAGATGAAAAGAAGCTgcagtttgaaaggatgatacATGCTCTCAGGGTTGAAGAGGCTGCAGCTCAAGCAGCTGATGCAGGTGATGATGGTTCTAGtggtgaagaagaagctgactcagatgctgaaggagaagaaagtgaTTCCTCCCCAAGTGCTTCTGTTTAA